A window of the Dunckerocampus dactyliophorus isolate RoL2022-P2 chromosome 21, RoL_Ddac_1.1, whole genome shotgun sequence genome harbors these coding sequences:
- the LOC129173953 gene encoding oxygen-regulated protein 1-like isoform X1, protein MNDTAHRRIPPDQSSGSLHTFGTPRHPNVINPILSKRVCFYKSGDPQFSGLRMVVNNRTFKTFDALLDSLSKKVPLPFGVRNITTPRGVHAINTLDQLEDGKSYICSDSRKVKPINLALARKKLPPWYHARPISAHRHRRTVQLARAFPGWSMRRQEPVLVHTPKRLVVFRNGDPSVKHLVVLRKRSMATFEWILEYISEMLQFHVVKLHTPDGRRVEGLPGLILCSGMVVAAGKEPFRPANYYSQKSPASTRPSARRLKALSRKKKSLSYKSRNFSVSSERYIVNKIHNSLMESSCDIPSNPTNSIEYESGHVLESVAETDADVEAPTEDDIEKSFRVNQDGSMTVEMRVRLTIKEEETLHWTTTLTRSSVANHLNMTCLPELESEQDICTAASLDLHNPAFSNDTMSKDKTKDDHNEAPPSLGNGVFSHSSYEDDIKIQTNLGSPRRVQTPGHKQIRKKQKSVESVRSGTAEDIQEGVNGSYSFMEETENGAMMEKYCMVKQSSTRPIPKPRRLSSMDAIALHNANMSSYKSAEIMQIESSEEEVTETVLHIYEQQTCQDNFHANVCTHGMSFYRPATSETVHHSTNNFEPELWRPSAASESINIWTVGNKSVPTLKRSRIKVRQQVPKSPKGKENQPQLKSNKVRRSPKVNNKGFRRLLSPGKRQNLSGSTEKHKKAKTFSSAGFLQRIYGNKLKSPKNKSKLKRRLTQSEDGALKAPDNQTKQEQYMHEAKGVLIRQTSVHREKKENKCHEVSEQMSLPAFDSSSSVANEYVESWLKKAHINGDRSQSKPEGAYVKTESGPSLPEDVRGTSVRYRIQSLENKFAASNINIQNNRAETKPEPKMNQPEMPPYSHTMDNEAIQEPFDAPSMELPLPPPPEEEALEESNPEYHLTNVAEAVACNPTYVQPPGRTSDNHPPSVDPTPAQDLPHSQHVMKMAKLLQQDVPNTLERAPSIKRASLVSNVSLERNMSVRKACLDKLCTNDISSMIASETLGEKQSVLVAKSSSSVSPNSLMSEERLSSVSFPSSEVPTSPNNLPREESTPKPVKMLESSSPDRKQQAQSFHQHHLDKKISPNMGVRKQVSPNTSPLPQTRHILSKTNVSKKSTCSQSMDLVSPQARRKSKRKMLYRNVSSDSTTEAVSTVTKTASQRKNTLKSLTIDRDKTCTTYLDAKQIDANKATDEKPLRDVEFQVQTLKTVNQRHRKDLLDNVCYSIKSIRQITQNKRTSCLEKSNSLPDFSSHVASTFGSSSKVLLAFLSIMTLKESITNNSVDQLEANDVSCAEALKMIDSLREIASMEDSQQLKDSLSELQKSATKKLLDSWRGFQEMGDKYKSSTPCGSERDLGHDAEERVIDDFIDGLDIPEILKGELTSLSAGSHSESDRNENMINENSEAGGCRTEEHTEESQDFDNEQQQINLDHDISDTAVEQCSEEEADHEDKPLDETPAISLHESTLDLNEPVSSEVECTGLKAIVEESQSGPEEEQESVEQEEHMEEKTQEDISMDKRLIGDPLPERGQQQHPDIMSLIDQADDTPKQSSLGEDDSGNDHRSCKDHAESVVEYEQIRSSIEEELSFYEKESVSDIKCDKVDIPQDQSEEITLQPVAVRVSLLEKQVAERQSKRYHRQHVKKASLVSDVEELSTETFHHCSRSAPQSSLSFSYDSSGAVTAEHEGNRVKSIRDMFLAKGSADVPKHEQGLNTTQPSEFRAESGGYQTQTSSELSSGEEDSSRKSISKGFVRRTIERLYGKKDTVERPPSAPKTKKHSCIFSPLHMARSKAASELSYFNSTTALDTLTEATRCIAFNAQVGPGDSVPIDTDRWLIRENTLIRKSVSDPTGINKNLVNCHKDEDGCEDTQEITPYSLFSTTSQQEDSKKSKRCTYFSLPHTSDSEVCLESGDPEAKDSSETANAPSERNGSAVGDFKMMDNKVHPLVELPPDSEVVVSQPGKGHGVMNRHLQEPDVLDILYNFCGQHCPIL, encoded by the exons ATGAATGACACGGCCCATCGAAGGATCCCCCCTGACCAGTCATCGGGGAGTCTGCACACTTTTGGCACCCCTCGCCATCCCAATGTCATCAACCCCATTCTATCAAAGCGGGTATGCTTCTACAAGAGCGGAGACCCTCAGTTCAGCGGATTACGCATGGTAGTCAACAACCGCACCTTTAAGACGTTTGACGCCCTCCTGGACAGCCTGTCTAAAAAGGTGCCCCTGCCGTTTGGCGTGAGGAACATCACCACCCCACGTGGGGTTCACGCCATCAACACACTGGACCAGCTGGAGGATGGCAAGTCCTACATCTGCTCTGACAGCCGGAAGGTAAAACCCATCAACCTTGCGCTGGCCAGGAAGAAGCTGCCGCCCTGGTATCACGCCAGACCTATTAGCGCCCACCGCCACCGCCGGACAGTGCAGCTGGCCAGGGCTTTCCCGGGCTGGAGCATGCGCAGGCAGGAGCCTGTGCTTGTGCACACGCCGAAAAGGCTGGTGGTGTTTCGCAATGGGGACCCTTCTGTCAAACATCTGGTGGTGCTCCGAAAGAGGAGCATGGCTACGTTTGAGTGGATTCTGGAATATATTTCAGAGATGTTGCAGTTCCATGTGGTGAAGCTGCACACACCTGATGGCAGACGT GTGGAAGGACTCCCAGGCTTGATCCTGTGCTCGGGAATGGTTGTGGCTGCAGGCAAGGAGCCTTTCAGGCCCGCAAACTACTACAGCCAAAAATCACCAGCGTCAACAAGGCCGTCTGCCAGAAGACTGAAGGCTTTGAGCC GTAAAAAGAAGTCGCTGTCATATAAGTCTAGAAACTTCTCAGTGTCCTCGGAGAGGTACATTGTGAACAAGATTCACAACTCCCTCATGGAGAGCTCCTGCGACATACCCAGCAATCCCACCAACTCCATCGAGTACGAGTCCGGACATGTGCTGGAGTCAGTTGCAGAGACGGATGCTGATGTTGAGGCACCCACTGAGGACGACATTGAGAAGTCCTTCCGGGTCAACCAGGATGGCAGCATGACGGTGGAGATGAGGGTACGACTTACAATCAAGGAGGAAGAAACCCTCCATTGGACGACCACCCTGACACGTTCCAGTGTGGCAAATCATCTTAACATGACTTGTTTGCCTGAGCTGGAGTCAGAGCAGGACATCTGCACTGCTGCTTCACTGGATTTACATAACCCTGCCTTCTCCAATGACACCATGAGCAAGGACAAGACCAAAGACGACCACAACGAGGCTCCACCCTCCCTCGGGAATGGAGTTTTTAGCCATAGTAGTTATGAAGATGACATCAAAATACAGACAAATTTGGGGTCTCCTAGGAGAGTGCAGACCCCAGGACAtaaacaaataagaaaaaagcaaaaatctgTAGAGAGTGTTAGATCAGGGACAGCAGAGGACATTCAGGAAGGAGTCAATGGCTCTTACTCGTTCATGGAAGAGACGGAAAACGGTGCAATGATGGAGAAGTACTGCATGGTCAAGCAGAGCAGCACAAGACCAATCCCAAAACCCAGAAGACTCAGTTCTATGGATGCCATTGCCCTACACAATGCAAATATGTCATCCTATAAATCAGCTGAGATCATGCAGATTGAATCTAGTGAGGAAGAAGTGACTGAAACTGTCTTACATATATATGAACAACAGACTTGTCAGGATAATTTCCATGCGAATGTCTGCACACATGGGATGTCCTTTTACAGGCCAGCTACTTCAGAAACGGTACATCACTCCACAAATAACTTTGAACCAGAGCTCTGGAGACCATCAGCAGCTTCTGAGTCTATTAACATCTGGACGGTTGGGAACAAGTCAGTCCCCACTCTTAAACGTAGCAGAATAAAAGTTAGGCAACAAGTGCCAAAGTCCCCCAAAGGCAAAGAAAATCAACCTCAGCTAAAGTCCAACAAAGTCAGAAGGAGCCCCAAAGTTAATAATAAAGGCTTTAGAAGGCTTCTGTCGCCAGGTAAAAGACAGAATTTATCAGGATCTACAGAGAagcacaaaaaagcaaaaaccttCTCCAGTGCAGGGTTCCTACAAAGAATCTATGGCAATAAATTGAAATCACCAAAAAACAAATCGAAGCTCAAAAGGAGATTGACACAAAGTGAGGATGGGGCCTTGAAGGCACCAGACaaccaaacaaaacaggaaCAATATATGCATGAGGCAAAGGGAGTACTGATTCGTCAGACTTCCGTACATCGAGAGAAGAAGGAAAACAAATGTCATGAAGTCAGTGAACAAATGTCACTGCCTGCTTTTGACTCCTCCAGTTCTGTGGCGAACGAATACGTGGAGAGCTGGCTGAAGAAAGCCCATATTAACGGAGATAGAAGCCAAAGTAAGCCAGAGGGGGCTTACGTAAAAACAGAAAGTGGACCGTCATTGCCTGAGGATGTGCGGGGAACTTCTGTCAGATACAGAATCCAGTCCTTGGAGAACAAATTTGCTGCATCCAACATCAACATACAGAATAATAGAGCAGAAACCAAACCTGAACCTAAAATGAACCAACCAGAGATGCCACCATATAGCCATACAATGGACAATGAAGCAATCCAAGAGCCTTTTGATGCTCCTTCAATGGAGTTACCTCTACCTCCACCACCTGAAGAGGAAGCCCTAGAAGAGTCAAATCCTGAATATCACCTGACAAATGTAGCTGAGGCTGTGGCCTGCAATCCAACTTATGTGCAGCCACCAGGGAGAACTTCAGATAATCACCCGCCATCTGTTGATCCCACACCTGCCCAGGATTTACCGCACAGCCAGCACgtcatgaaaatggctaaactaCTGCAGCAAGATGTTCCTAACACACTGGAGAGAGCTCCATCTATCAAAAGGGCCTCCTTGGTCAGTAATGTGTCTCTAGAGAGGAACATGTCTGTCAGAAAGGCTTGTCTGGACAAGTTATGTACCAATGACATCTCCTCTATGATTGCTTCTGAGACACTTGGCGAAAAACAGTCTGTCTTGGTTGCAAAAAGTAGCTCTTCTGTATCTCCAAATAGTTTAATGTCTGAAGAGAGGTTGTCGTCAGTCAGTTTTCCATCAAGTGAGGTTCCAACATCTCCAAATAATCTCCCAAGGGAGGAATCGACACCTAAACCTGTAAAAATGTTGGAGAGTTCATCTCCAGATAGAAAACAACAAGCCCAATCTTTCCATCAGCACCATCTGGATAAGAAAATATCACCAAATATGGGCGTGCGAAAACAGGTTTCTCCAAATACCAGTCCCTTGCCACAGACTAGGCATATACTGTCCAAAACCAATGTCAGCAAAAAGTCGACATGTTCCCAGTCTATGGACTTGGTGTCACCTCAAGCTAGACGCAAGTCAAAAAGAAAGATGCTTTACAGAAATGTATCCTCAGATAGCACAACAGAGGCTGTGAGTACAGTAACAAAAACAGCATCCCAAAGAAAGAATACTCTTAAGTCCTTAACAATTGATCGGGACAAAACATGTACCACGTATCTAGACGCAAAACAGATTGATGCCAATAAGGCGACAGATGAGAAACCTTTGAGGGACGTGGAATTCCAAGTACAGACGTTAAAAACTGTCAACCAGCGACACAGGAAAGACCTACTGGACAATGTCTGCTACTCCATCAAGTCTATCAGGCAAATCACTCAAAACAAGCGTACATCTTGCTTGGAAAAGTCCAACAGCTTGCCGGACTTCTCCTCCCATGTGGCCTCCACCTTTGGCTCCTCTTCCAAAGTGCTCCTTGCCTTCTTGTCCATCATGACACTAAAGGAAAGCATCACCAACAACAGCGTGGACCAGCTGGAGGCCAACGACGTCAGCTGCGCCGAAGCTTTGAAGATGATCGACTCCCTGAGAGAAATTGCAAGTATGGAAGATTCCCAGCAGTTAAAGGACAGTTTGTCTGAGCTACAAAAGTCAGCAACGAAGAAGCTACTGGACAGCTGGAGGGGCTTCCAGGAGATGGGTGATAAATATAAGAGTTCAACGCCATGCGGTTCAGAGAGAGATCTCGGACATGACGCTGAAGAGCGGGTCATTGATGACTTCATTGATGGACTTGACATACCTGAAATACTTAAAGGGGAACTTACATCTCTCTCAGCGGGATCTCATAGTGAGAGTGACAGAAATGAGAATATGATAAATGAAAACAGTGAAGCTGGGGGCTGCAGGACTGAGGAACACACTGAAGAAAGCCAGGACTTTGACAATGAACAGCAGCAGATCAACTTGGACCATGATATTTCTGATACTGCTGTGGAACAATGCTCTGAAGAGGAAGCAGATCATGAGGATAAACCACTGGATGAAACACCAGCGATAAGTCTCCATGAAAGCACCTTGGATCTGAATGAGCCAGTGTCATCTGAGGTTGAATGCACAGGACTGAAGGCAATTGTCGAAGAAAGTCAATCTGGTCCAGAGGAAGAGCAGGAGAgtgtggagcaggaggagcatATGGAAGAAAAGACTCAGGAGGACATTTCCATGGATAAAAGACTCATTGGTGACCCCCTTCCGGAGAGAGGTCAGCAACAGCATCCCGACATCATGAGCTTGATTGATCAAGCTGATGACACGCCAAAGCAAAGTAGCCTTGGAGAAGACGACAGCGGGAATGATCACAGAAGCTGTAAAGACCACGCAGAGTCGGTCGTTGAGTATGAGCAAATCAGGAGCTCCATAGAAGAGGAATTAAGCTTCTACGAGAAAGAGTCTGTCTCAGACATTAAATGTGACAAAGTGGACATCCCACAAGATCAGTCAGAAGAAATAACATTGCAGCCAGTGGCAGTAAGGGTTAGTCTTCTGGAAAAGCAGGTTGCTGAAAGACAGAGTAAGAGATACCATAGACAACATGTCAAAAAGGCCTCGCTCGTGTCAGATGTTGAGGAGCTTTCCACTGAAACATTTCATCACTGCAGCAGATCAGCCCCTCAGTCATCACTTTCCTTTAGCTATGACTCGAGTGGTGCTGTAACCGCAGAGCATGAGGGTAACAGAGTCAAGTCCATCAGGGACATGTTTCTAGCCAAGGGTTCTGCAGATGTTCCAAAACACGAGCAGGGTTTGAACACAACACAGCCATCCGAGTTTAGAGCAGAGAGTGGTGGCTATCAGACTCAAACATCCAGTGAACTGTCCAGTGGTGAAGAGGATTCATCAAGGAAGTCCATCAGCAAAGGCTTTGTGAGGAGAACCATTGAAAGGCTATATGGGAAGAAGGATACAGTGGAAAGGCCTCCATCGGCacccaaaacaaaaaagcactCCTGCATTTTCTCTCCCTTGCACATGGCCCGATCCAAAGCAGCTTCAGAGTTGTCTTACTTCAATTCCACTACTGCTCTGGACACCTTGACCGAGGCGACCCGATGCATCGCTTTCAACGCACAAGTCGGTCCTGGAGACAGTGTACCCATCGACACGGACCGATGGCTCATCAGAGAGAACACTCTGATCAGAAAATCTGTTTCAGACCCAACTGGAATTAACAAGAACTTAGTGAACTGCCACAAAGACGAGGACGGGTGTGAAGACACGCAAGAGATCACACCCTACTCCCTTTTCAGCACGACGTCCCAACAGGAAGACAGTAAAAAGTCTAAAAGGTGCACCTATTTTTCTTTGCCCCACACGAGCGACTCGGAGGTCTGCCTGGAGAGTGGTGACCCGGAAGCAAAGGACAGCTCGGAGACTGCCAACGCGCCGTCAGAGAGGAACGGTTCAGCTGTTGGGGACTTTAAGATGATGGACAACAAGGTGCACCCGCTGGTCGAGCTTCCGCCGGACAGTGAGGTGGTGGTGTCACAGCCCGGAAAAGGTCACGGAGTCATGAACAGACATCTTCAGGAGCCCGATGtcttggatattttgtacaacTTTTGCGGTCAACACTGTCCCATCTTGTGA
- the LOC129173953 gene encoding oxygen-regulated protein 1-like isoform X2 → MVVAAGKEPFRPANYYSQKSPASTRPSARRLKALSRKKKSLSYKSRNFSVSSERYIVNKIHNSLMESSCDIPSNPTNSIEYESGHVLESVAETDADVEAPTEDDIEKSFRVNQDGSMTVEMRVRLTIKEEETLHWTTTLTRSSVANHLNMTCLPELESEQDICTAASLDLHNPAFSNDTMSKDKTKDDHNEAPPSLGNGVFSHSSYEDDIKIQTNLGSPRRVQTPGHKQIRKKQKSVESVRSGTAEDIQEGVNGSYSFMEETENGAMMEKYCMVKQSSTRPIPKPRRLSSMDAIALHNANMSSYKSAEIMQIESSEEEVTETVLHIYEQQTCQDNFHANVCTHGMSFYRPATSETVHHSTNNFEPELWRPSAASESINIWTVGNKSVPTLKRSRIKVRQQVPKSPKGKENQPQLKSNKVRRSPKVNNKGFRRLLSPGKRQNLSGSTEKHKKAKTFSSAGFLQRIYGNKLKSPKNKSKLKRRLTQSEDGALKAPDNQTKQEQYMHEAKGVLIRQTSVHREKKENKCHEVSEQMSLPAFDSSSSVANEYVESWLKKAHINGDRSQSKPEGAYVKTESGPSLPEDVRGTSVRYRIQSLENKFAASNINIQNNRAETKPEPKMNQPEMPPYSHTMDNEAIQEPFDAPSMELPLPPPPEEEALEESNPEYHLTNVAEAVACNPTYVQPPGRTSDNHPPSVDPTPAQDLPHSQHVMKMAKLLQQDVPNTLERAPSIKRASLVSNVSLERNMSVRKACLDKLCTNDISSMIASETLGEKQSVLVAKSSSSVSPNSLMSEERLSSVSFPSSEVPTSPNNLPREESTPKPVKMLESSSPDRKQQAQSFHQHHLDKKISPNMGVRKQVSPNTSPLPQTRHILSKTNVSKKSTCSQSMDLVSPQARRKSKRKMLYRNVSSDSTTEAVSTVTKTASQRKNTLKSLTIDRDKTCTTYLDAKQIDANKATDEKPLRDVEFQVQTLKTVNQRHRKDLLDNVCYSIKSIRQITQNKRTSCLEKSNSLPDFSSHVASTFGSSSKVLLAFLSIMTLKESITNNSVDQLEANDVSCAEALKMIDSLREIASMEDSQQLKDSLSELQKSATKKLLDSWRGFQEMGDKYKSSTPCGSERDLGHDAEERVIDDFIDGLDIPEILKGELTSLSAGSHSESDRNENMINENSEAGGCRTEEHTEESQDFDNEQQQINLDHDISDTAVEQCSEEEADHEDKPLDETPAISLHESTLDLNEPVSSEVECTGLKAIVEESQSGPEEEQESVEQEEHMEEKTQEDISMDKRLIGDPLPERGQQQHPDIMSLIDQADDTPKQSSLGEDDSGNDHRSCKDHAESVVEYEQIRSSIEEELSFYEKESVSDIKCDKVDIPQDQSEEITLQPVAVRVSLLEKQVAERQSKRYHRQHVKKASLVSDVEELSTETFHHCSRSAPQSSLSFSYDSSGAVTAEHEGNRVKSIRDMFLAKGSADVPKHEQGLNTTQPSEFRAESGGYQTQTSSELSSGEEDSSRKSISKGFVRRTIERLYGKKDTVERPPSAPKTKKHSCIFSPLHMARSKAASELSYFNSTTALDTLTEATRCIAFNAQVGPGDSVPIDTDRWLIRENTLIRKSVSDPTGINKNLVNCHKDEDGCEDTQEITPYSLFSTTSQQEDSKKSKRCTYFSLPHTSDSEVCLESGDPEAKDSSETANAPSERNGSAVGDFKMMDNKVHPLVELPPDSEVVVSQPGKGHGVMNRHLQEPDVLDILYNFCGQHCPIL, encoded by the exons ATGGTTGTGGCTGCAGGCAAGGAGCCTTTCAGGCCCGCAAACTACTACAGCCAAAAATCACCAGCGTCAACAAGGCCGTCTGCCAGAAGACTGAAGGCTTTGAGCC GTAAAAAGAAGTCGCTGTCATATAAGTCTAGAAACTTCTCAGTGTCCTCGGAGAGGTACATTGTGAACAAGATTCACAACTCCCTCATGGAGAGCTCCTGCGACATACCCAGCAATCCCACCAACTCCATCGAGTACGAGTCCGGACATGTGCTGGAGTCAGTTGCAGAGACGGATGCTGATGTTGAGGCACCCACTGAGGACGACATTGAGAAGTCCTTCCGGGTCAACCAGGATGGCAGCATGACGGTGGAGATGAGGGTACGACTTACAATCAAGGAGGAAGAAACCCTCCATTGGACGACCACCCTGACACGTTCCAGTGTGGCAAATCATCTTAACATGACTTGTTTGCCTGAGCTGGAGTCAGAGCAGGACATCTGCACTGCTGCTTCACTGGATTTACATAACCCTGCCTTCTCCAATGACACCATGAGCAAGGACAAGACCAAAGACGACCACAACGAGGCTCCACCCTCCCTCGGGAATGGAGTTTTTAGCCATAGTAGTTATGAAGATGACATCAAAATACAGACAAATTTGGGGTCTCCTAGGAGAGTGCAGACCCCAGGACAtaaacaaataagaaaaaagcaaaaatctgTAGAGAGTGTTAGATCAGGGACAGCAGAGGACATTCAGGAAGGAGTCAATGGCTCTTACTCGTTCATGGAAGAGACGGAAAACGGTGCAATGATGGAGAAGTACTGCATGGTCAAGCAGAGCAGCACAAGACCAATCCCAAAACCCAGAAGACTCAGTTCTATGGATGCCATTGCCCTACACAATGCAAATATGTCATCCTATAAATCAGCTGAGATCATGCAGATTGAATCTAGTGAGGAAGAAGTGACTGAAACTGTCTTACATATATATGAACAACAGACTTGTCAGGATAATTTCCATGCGAATGTCTGCACACATGGGATGTCCTTTTACAGGCCAGCTACTTCAGAAACGGTACATCACTCCACAAATAACTTTGAACCAGAGCTCTGGAGACCATCAGCAGCTTCTGAGTCTATTAACATCTGGACGGTTGGGAACAAGTCAGTCCCCACTCTTAAACGTAGCAGAATAAAAGTTAGGCAACAAGTGCCAAAGTCCCCCAAAGGCAAAGAAAATCAACCTCAGCTAAAGTCCAACAAAGTCAGAAGGAGCCCCAAAGTTAATAATAAAGGCTTTAGAAGGCTTCTGTCGCCAGGTAAAAGACAGAATTTATCAGGATCTACAGAGAagcacaaaaaagcaaaaaccttCTCCAGTGCAGGGTTCCTACAAAGAATCTATGGCAATAAATTGAAATCACCAAAAAACAAATCGAAGCTCAAAAGGAGATTGACACAAAGTGAGGATGGGGCCTTGAAGGCACCAGACaaccaaacaaaacaggaaCAATATATGCATGAGGCAAAGGGAGTACTGATTCGTCAGACTTCCGTACATCGAGAGAAGAAGGAAAACAAATGTCATGAAGTCAGTGAACAAATGTCACTGCCTGCTTTTGACTCCTCCAGTTCTGTGGCGAACGAATACGTGGAGAGCTGGCTGAAGAAAGCCCATATTAACGGAGATAGAAGCCAAAGTAAGCCAGAGGGGGCTTACGTAAAAACAGAAAGTGGACCGTCATTGCCTGAGGATGTGCGGGGAACTTCTGTCAGATACAGAATCCAGTCCTTGGAGAACAAATTTGCTGCATCCAACATCAACATACAGAATAATAGAGCAGAAACCAAACCTGAACCTAAAATGAACCAACCAGAGATGCCACCATATAGCCATACAATGGACAATGAAGCAATCCAAGAGCCTTTTGATGCTCCTTCAATGGAGTTACCTCTACCTCCACCACCTGAAGAGGAAGCCCTAGAAGAGTCAAATCCTGAATATCACCTGACAAATGTAGCTGAGGCTGTGGCCTGCAATCCAACTTATGTGCAGCCACCAGGGAGAACTTCAGATAATCACCCGCCATCTGTTGATCCCACACCTGCCCAGGATTTACCGCACAGCCAGCACgtcatgaaaatggctaaactaCTGCAGCAAGATGTTCCTAACACACTGGAGAGAGCTCCATCTATCAAAAGGGCCTCCTTGGTCAGTAATGTGTCTCTAGAGAGGAACATGTCTGTCAGAAAGGCTTGTCTGGACAAGTTATGTACCAATGACATCTCCTCTATGATTGCTTCTGAGACACTTGGCGAAAAACAGTCTGTCTTGGTTGCAAAAAGTAGCTCTTCTGTATCTCCAAATAGTTTAATGTCTGAAGAGAGGTTGTCGTCAGTCAGTTTTCCATCAAGTGAGGTTCCAACATCTCCAAATAATCTCCCAAGGGAGGAATCGACACCTAAACCTGTAAAAATGTTGGAGAGTTCATCTCCAGATAGAAAACAACAAGCCCAATCTTTCCATCAGCACCATCTGGATAAGAAAATATCACCAAATATGGGCGTGCGAAAACAGGTTTCTCCAAATACCAGTCCCTTGCCACAGACTAGGCATATACTGTCCAAAACCAATGTCAGCAAAAAGTCGACATGTTCCCAGTCTATGGACTTGGTGTCACCTCAAGCTAGACGCAAGTCAAAAAGAAAGATGCTTTACAGAAATGTATCCTCAGATAGCACAACAGAGGCTGTGAGTACAGTAACAAAAACAGCATCCCAAAGAAAGAATACTCTTAAGTCCTTAACAATTGATCGGGACAAAACATGTACCACGTATCTAGACGCAAAACAGATTGATGCCAATAAGGCGACAGATGAGAAACCTTTGAGGGACGTGGAATTCCAAGTACAGACGTTAAAAACTGTCAACCAGCGACACAGGAAAGACCTACTGGACAATGTCTGCTACTCCATCAAGTCTATCAGGCAAATCACTCAAAACAAGCGTACATCTTGCTTGGAAAAGTCCAACAGCTTGCCGGACTTCTCCTCCCATGTGGCCTCCACCTTTGGCTCCTCTTCCAAAGTGCTCCTTGCCTTCTTGTCCATCATGACACTAAAGGAAAGCATCACCAACAACAGCGTGGACCAGCTGGAGGCCAACGACGTCAGCTGCGCCGAAGCTTTGAAGATGATCGACTCCCTGAGAGAAATTGCAAGTATGGAAGATTCCCAGCAGTTAAAGGACAGTTTGTCTGAGCTACAAAAGTCAGCAACGAAGAAGCTACTGGACAGCTGGAGGGGCTTCCAGGAGATGGGTGATAAATATAAGAGTTCAACGCCATGCGGTTCAGAGAGAGATCTCGGACATGACGCTGAAGAGCGGGTCATTGATGACTTCATTGATGGACTTGACATACCTGAAATACTTAAAGGGGAACTTACATCTCTCTCAGCGGGATCTCATAGTGAGAGTGACAGAAATGAGAATATGATAAATGAAAACAGTGAAGCTGGGGGCTGCAGGACTGAGGAACACACTGAAGAAAGCCAGGACTTTGACAATGAACAGCAGCAGATCAACTTGGACCATGATATTTCTGATACTGCTGTGGAACAATGCTCTGAAGAGGAAGCAGATCATGAGGATAAACCACTGGATGAAACACCAGCGATAAGTCTCCATGAAAGCACCTTGGATCTGAATGAGCCAGTGTCATCTGAGGTTGAATGCACAGGACTGAAGGCAATTGTCGAAGAAAGTCAATCTGGTCCAGAGGAAGAGCAGGAGAgtgtggagcaggaggagcatATGGAAGAAAAGACTCAGGAGGACATTTCCATGGATAAAAGACTCATTGGTGACCCCCTTCCGGAGAGAGGTCAGCAACAGCATCCCGACATCATGAGCTTGATTGATCAAGCTGATGACACGCCAAAGCAAAGTAGCCTTGGAGAAGACGACAGCGGGAATGATCACAGAAGCTGTAAAGACCACGCAGAGTCGGTCGTTGAGTATGAGCAAATCAGGAGCTCCATAGAAGAGGAATTAAGCTTCTACGAGAAAGAGTCTGTCTCAGACATTAAATGTGACAAAGTGGACATCCCACAAGATCAGTCAGAAGAAATAACATTGCAGCCAGTGGCAGTAAGGGTTAGTCTTCTGGAAAAGCAGGTTGCTGAAAGACAGAGTAAGAGATACCATAGACAACATGTCAAAAAGGCCTCGCTCGTGTCAGATGTTGAGGAGCTTTCCACTGAAACATTTCATCACTGCAGCAGATCAGCCCCTCAGTCATCACTTTCCTTTAGCTATGACTCGAGTGGTGCTGTAACCGCAGAGCATGAGGGTAACAGAGTCAAGTCCATCAGGGACATGTTTCTAGCCAAGGGTTCTGCAGATGTTCCAAAACACGAGCAGGGTTTGAACACAACACAGCCATCCGAGTTTAGAGCAGAGAGTGGTGGCTATCAGACTCAAACATCCAGTGAACTGTCCAGTGGTGAAGAGGATTCATCAAGGAAGTCCATCAGCAAAGGCTTTGTGAGGAGAACCATTGAAAGGCTATATGGGAAGAAGGATACAGTGGAAAGGCCTCCATCGGCacccaaaacaaaaaagcactCCTGCATTTTCTCTCCCTTGCACATGGCCCGATCCAAAGCAGCTTCAGAGTTGTCTTACTTCAATTCCACTACTGCTCTGGACACCTTGACCGAGGCGACCCGATGCATCGCTTTCAACGCACAAGTCGGTCCTGGAGACAGTGTACCCATCGACACGGACCGATGGCTCATCAGAGAGAACACTCTGATCAGAAAATCTGTTTCAGACCCAACTGGAATTAACAAGAACTTAGTGAACTGCCACAAAGACGAGGACGGGTGTGAAGACACGCAAGAGATCACACCCTACTCCCTTTTCAGCACGACGTCCCAACAGGAAGACAGTAAAAAGTCTAAAAGGTGCACCTATTTTTCTTTGCCCCACACGAGCGACTCGGAGGTCTGCCTGGAGAGTGGTGACCCGGAAGCAAAGGACAGCTCGGAGACTGCCAACGCGCCGTCAGAGAGGAACGGTTCAGCTGTTGGGGACTTTAAGATGATGGACAACAAGGTGCACCCGCTGGTCGAGCTTCCGCCGGACAGTGAGGTGGTGGTGTCACAGCCCGGAAAAGGTCACGGAGTCATGAACAGACATCTTCAGGAGCCCGATGtcttggatattttgtacaacTTTTGCGGTCAACACTGTCCCATCTTGTGA